The following nucleotide sequence is from Paenibacillus odorifer.
GGGAAGTTGGAAACGCCAGATTGTATGACCTGAAGTTATCCTTGCATTGTCAGGGACGGGAGAGTGATGTGGTCCATTCTTATTTTGGACTCCGCACGGTACGACTGGATGGGATGGCATTCCGGATCAATGGGAAATCCTTATTTCAGCGGTTAGTACTGGATCAAGGTTTTTATCCGGAGGGAATCTATACCGCTCCTACTGATGAAGATCTGCGCAGAGACATCGAAATCTCAATGGGGCTTGGCTTCAATGGCGCAAGACTTCACGAGAAGATCTTTGAGCCGCGTTATCTTTATTGGGCTGACCAATTAGGTTATCTTGTCTGGGGAGAACATGCCAATTGGGGGCTGAATATTACTGGAGCGGATAGCCTGTCTCACTTCCTGCCGGAATGGCTCGAAGGTATGCAGCGTGATTTCAATCATCCCGCGCTGATCGGCTGGTGCCCTTTTAATGAGACCTGGGATCGGGACGGTGTGAAGCAGCATAACGCCGTGCTACAGATTGTTTACGACGTAACAAAACGTATGGATCCAACACGTCCCGTAATTGATACAAGCGGTAACTTCCATGTGGCTACAGATATCTTCGATCTTCATGACTATGACCAGAATCCGCAGACGTTCCGGGACAGATATGAACCTATGAAGCATGGCGGTCAAGTATTCAATACCTTCCCGGATCGCCAAACGTATGAAGGTCAACCTTACTTCATCAGCGAGTATGGCGGAATTTGGTGGAACCCACAGCAGAAAGATGAAAAATCATGGGGGTATGGGGACAGACCGACCTCAGAGCAAATGTTTATCGAACGCTACGAGGGGTTGACGAATGTTCTATTAGATCATCCGCTGATGTTTGGATTCTGCTATACCCAGCTGTACGATGTGGAGCAGGAAGTTAATGGACTGTATACTTATGACAGACAGCCGAAGTTCGATCCTGAGCGTATCCGCCGCATCAATGCGCGTAAGGCTGCAATTGAAGATTAGAGGCGCTACGTAACTATTCATTCGAAAGGAATGTGATAGATTATGAAAGTGAATTTCCGGCAAAAATGTCTGGTAGCCTTAAGTGTTCTTCTTATTCTTCCAATGGGGAAGGTGACCTTAGCTGTCTCTGATCATAATGACTTTTACAACGTGGTTATGCAGGACGGGGCGGACCCATGGGTGTATAAACATACAGATGGCTTCTATTATTTCACCAAAACAACAGGTGGCAATGTTACTCTCTGGAAGTCAGCCCAGTTGACCACTATTGATGCAGCGCCTACTAAAGTTGTCAACACGGGCGGTAGCGGCATCTGGGCGCCTGAGCTACATTATATAAACGGAGCTTGGTATATCTACTATGCGATGGACGACGGAGATAACGTAAACCACCGCATGTATGTAATGGAGAACACAGCGGCAGACCCGATGCAGGGAACTTGGCAGTACAAAGGCCAGATCACAGATTCAAGCAATAAGTGGGCTATAGACGGTACTGTGCTGCAAGTGAACGGCGAGCTGTATTTTATCTGGTCCGGCTGGGAGGGGAATGTTAATGTGCGGCAGAATCTCTATATCGCGCATATGAGTAATCCCTGGACCATTGATTCCGAACGCGTAGAGATTTCAAGACCAACGTATAGCTGGGAAACGATTCATTCCCCAAATGTGAATGAAGGACCGCAGGTGATTATAAATGGAGAAGTCATTAGTTTGGTCTACTCGGCAAGTGGAAGCTGGACCAATGATTATTGTCTGGGACTGATCACCGCAGACATCTCCAGTGATCTGTTGAATCCGGCATCATGGAATAAACGCAATCAGCCTATCTTTTCCTCAGGCAATGGACTTTACGGACCTGGACACCATTCGTTTACTAAGTCTCCTGACGGCCAAGAGGATTGGATCATGTACCATGTCGCCAAATACAACAACGCTGGCTGGAACCGCGAGGTACGGATGCAGAAATTCAGCTGGAATGCTGATCATACACCTAATCTGGGCATTCCCGTTGACCCTAATCTTCCTATAACTTTGCCTTCAGGTGAAAACATGCATACCCGCTACGAAGCGGAAAAAGGGACATTTGGCGGCGATGCCTATGCCTCTTCGAGTCCCAAGGGCTCGGGTGGGCTTAAGGCGGGTCATATTGATACACCGGACAGTTACGTAGAATTTTCGGTTGATGCGGCAGCCGCAGGCGAGTATATTCTTTTGGCTCGAACGGCGAATGGAACGGCTGGCGGGAATTGGTCGAATTTTCAGCTTAGTGTCAATGCAGGACCTTCCGGACCATTCTATATCACCAATAAAGGGTGGGAGAATTGGGGGCTGTCCACAGCCCGGATTCAACTGAAAGCAGGCATGAACAAGCTTCGTTTTACCAAAGGCGAAGGTTACGGAGAAATTGATTTCATTGATATTAAGCCATTGTGAATCGAACAAACCTAAGAGACCTACGAGATGGCTTCCGGTTTTCCGGAGGTCATTTCTAGGTGAAAGGGCCTGTAGTTGTAATTGTTTTTCATCTCATTAAGAAGTAAGATTAGGATAATTATTAGGATACAAGGAGAGCTGATTTGTGCTGGAACTTAGCTTAAACGACCCGGAAAAATTAGTCACAGTAACGCATGCTTTATCAACCCGTTCTAGGGTTGATATACTTCGGCTCTTAAACTCCAAAAACTTAAATATTATTGAAATCGCTGAGAGGCTGAAGCTTCCAGTGTCGACGGTAGCAAGCAATATTAAAGTATTAGAAGCAGCAGAGTTAATTCATACAGAATTGCTTCCGGCTTCACGCGGGGCGATGAAAGTTTGCAGCCGGAATTATGATGATCTTCATATTGCCTTGAATTTAAAAGAGCCGATGCCAAAGGGATTAACTCATGTCTATGAAGTAGAGATGCCGATCGGTCATTATAGCGACTGTGAGGTATCTCCTACTTGCGGAATGGCTAATAGCGAGGGTCTTATTATCAAAGAAGATGAACCGTCGAGCTTTTATCACCCTAAACATGTCAACGCTCAGCTGATCTGGCTCCGCAAAGGATTCCTGGAATATTTGCTGCCTATGGATATCCCCTCCGGAGCACAAATTGAATCGCTGGAATTATCCATGGAGATCTGTTCGGAAGCTCCGAATTATGACCAGAACTGGCCTTCGAACATTTCCGTGTGGGTGAATGGATCGGAGATTGGCATGTGGACCAGTCCCGGTGATTTCGGTGACCGGCGGGGCAAGCTGAATCCGAACTGGTGGTGGGATGGATCCACACAATACGGGTTTCTCAAGACCTGGCGTGTTGACCATGAAAAGACGACACTTGATATGGAGAAGGTGTCGAATGTTTCCTTAAATGATCTTCTGATTAACCGGAGCCCCAAATTGCGGCTGCGCATTGGAATCAATCCCGATGCAGTTCATCAAGGCGGACTTAACCTGTTCGGGCGTCAGTTTGGCGATTATGAACAACATATTATGATGAAGGTGAAATATACCATGGACCAGGATGAAGTAGAACTTTAGCTTAGGAGATGGATAAAGCAAGGCGGTGCCTCGGAAACGAATCTTCGTATCCAGGGAACCGCCTTGCTTTGTTTGTTCTGGATGTAAAATCAGAGTGTGCGGCGTAGGGCGGCACGCTGAAGGGTGATCATCCAGTCAACGGACGGCTCAACCAGCGGGTGAAAGAGCCGTTTAACTGACGGCTGAGCCAGCAATACGGTGAATAATACGGCGGTGAGCAGCAGGACTACTGCCCCAGCAGCATTGCCAATATAGGTGTAAATCCCAGAAACGGCAGCCAGACGAACGATAAAACCATGAAGCAGGAAGACATACAACGTGCGGCGTCCCCAGTCGGTCATGCGGCTCGCTCCGTAAGGTACAAGACCGAGGAAAGCGAGTGAAGCGACAATTTGTAGTCCGTACAGTCCCAGGCGGTATACGCCTGCATACCATACATTGGCATCAAGCTGCATATAGGTCATGTTGCCATATAACCAGCCAAAGGGAAATCCTGCTCCCCATGTAGCCATGATGGCAAGGAGTAGAACGGAGGCTGCTGCTGCAAAGATTTTGATATATTTCTGATAGAGCTTGACGAAGGTTTCGAAGGAGAAATGATAGCCGATAATGAAAAAAGGCAAATATACAAAGGTACGGCTGATGCTAAACCATACACCGTCCAGCTGGAGATATCCCACAGCCACCCCCGCTGTTACAGCGAAGAGGAGCTTAGCGGTTATTGACCATCTGCTCATTCCGAGCATCAGGAGGCGCCAGCAGGCATGACTGGCCAGAAACCATAGGAGCAGATAGGGTGCGAAAATGGAATGCTGGATGTTGCTTACATGAAAGAGGGAAACGTCGAGTGCGGAATATAAGCTTTGAAAAATGAGGTATTGCAATCCAATTTGCAGCAGCATTTTGCGGCCGGTAGTTCCGGCAAGGCTTTTTCTGGCGAAATAGCCGGTCACAAGTACGAATAGTGGCATGTGAAAGCTGAAAATCCACATATATAATCCGTGTATTCCACTCATTTTGTTAATCAGAGGTTCAATTGCATTACCGGCAAAAACAGTGATAATAAGCATAAAACGCAGGTTGAGAAAAAAGGTTTCTCCGCGCGTTTCCAGCGAGTTTTCCCCTACCATGATTTAGCCTCCAAATTATGCTGTATGCAAATTAATTTAATTTTAAAATACTAGATTTTCTTTGATTTAATTGTGAATTAAGTCACAATAGAAAGCGTTATCATGTGTGCGAAATGTGGCGATGTGTTGAAGGTTGTTAGAATAGAGGGATTCCACTATAATTTTTATATGCATTAACATCTGGGAGTGGAACATGTTGAAGAGAAGAATAACTAAGCGTCGCGTCGCTATTTTTGTATTGATTATTTTAGTTGTAGCCGGGTTGCTGTTATGGAAGTATTTAACGCCATATGCACCGGCTCAAGAAGCCGAAACCGCACTGATTTCAAGTGGTGGAGTTACCGTCGAACAGAATGATAATTGGATTTCGTTTGAACCTTCCATTACTAAAGGCGCCTCGATTATATTTTATCCTGGGGCTTTGGTTAAACCGGAAGCTTACTCCCCTCTTGCGAAGAGCGTCGCTGCTGCAGGGCATCCCTTCTACATCGCCAAAATGCCGTTTAATTTAGCCGTAACGAAGGGGGATGCCGCAGAAGAGATTATTCGTGTACATCCGAAGCAATCTTTTGTGCTGGGTGGACATTCACTTGGGGGTGTCATGGCCTCACGTTACGCAATTGAGCATACGGACCAGCTGGAAGGTGTATTTTTCTTAGCCTCTTATCCAGATGAAAAGGGCAGTCTACGAGAGACTACTTTGTCAGTGTTATCGGTTGTGGGTACTGAGGATCAAGTGATTGACAGAGACAGCTACAACAAAGGGCGCTCCTATCTGCCAGATAATACAGTTTATAGTTCAATTGTAGGTGGGAATCATGCGCAATTTGGCAGCTACGGGCCTCAGAAGGGGGACGGCGAAGCCACAATATCCGAGCAAGAGCAGCAGGGTCGCACAGTAAGTGCCCTGTTGGATTGGCTGGGAAATTTGAGGTAGTTACGGGTCATTCAACAGAGGGAGGAAACAATTCATGCCAGTATTACACATTAACGATGAATGCGTTCCCTGCTCTGGAATATTGTTTGATAAAGACGGGACATTACTCGATCTATTAGCCACCTGGGGGAATTGGGCGGAGCTTGTACTGCGCGGACTGGAAGATCAACTAGCGATCATGGGAGCGGGATTTATTGTAGAGCGCAGCAAGGTGCTGGGTACGCAACATGATCCGCAAGGGAAGTTAATAGGGTACGACCCGGCGGGGCCGCTTACTATGGCTACAGAGGAAGAAAGTTACGGTGTACTCGCGTGGCAGCTATATGCAGCAGGAGTTCCTTGGAATGAAGCGCTGACCCGTGTGAAAAGCATAACTAAAAACGCGATGTATGAATTACGCCGACGCCGTATGGCACAGCCTTTAGCGGGACTTCATTCTTTTTTGGAGCAATGCTCTGCGGCATCCCTTAAGCTTGGCGTGGTTACCTCCGACGGGGCAAAGACCACCGGTGAGCATTTGGAATGGCTTAATGTGGCAGGCTATTTTGATTCGGTAGTTACTAGGGACAGGGTAAAAAACGGAAAACCCGCTCCTGAAATGGCTGAATTGGCCTGCCGGGAGCTAGGGCTTTCGCCTGAAGAGACGATTATTATTGGGGACAGTAATGCCGATATGCAATTAGGTAAAGGTGCAGGGCTTCGCCTCGCAATTGGGATTTCCGCCAGTGGTGATGGGGAGCACCTTATAGACGCAGATGTAATCATTTCCGGTTTTAATGAGCTTCGGATCACTTACTGATCAGCTAATAAAAGGAAAGGATGTGCTACTTAGCATGGATCAATTGCAGACACTTGCTTCTTGGATCAAAGAAAGTGACAACATCGTTTTTTTCGGAGGGGCGGGTACGTCGACAGAGAGTGGAATTCCCGATTTCCGCTCCGCAGCTGGATTATATCAAACTCAGCACAATTCACCTTATCCACCTGAAGTGATGCTGAGCCGCACTTTTTTCATGTCCTCACCGGACATTTTTTTTGATTTTTACCGCAGTAAAATGATTCATCCAGAGGCCCGTCCGAATGGTGCGCACCAGCTACTAGCGGAATTGGAACAGCAGGGGAAGCTGAAGGCGGTGATTACGCAAAATATTGACGGCCTGCACCAGCAGGCGGGTAGCCGTAGTGTACTTGAGCTGCATGGTTCGATCCATCGCAACTATTGTATGGACTGCTCACGGTATTACGGGCTGGATCAACTGCTGGAAATGACTGAGATCGTTCCTCGCTGCCCGGAATGTGGCGGAATTATCAAGCCGGATGTGGTTTTATATGAAGAAGAATTGGATCATTCCGTGCTTATGGGCTCTGTCGCTGCGATTGCCTCTGCAGATATGCTTATTATTGGCGGAACCTCGCTAACGGTTCAGCCTGCGGCTAGTCTGGTGACTTATTTCCGGGGCAAACGTACGGTGCTGCTGAACGGAGATCCCACACCTTATGATGACCGGGCAGATCTGCTGATTACAGATCGAATTGGAAAAGTAATGGGCAGTGTCAAGGATCTATTAGGCTAGTAGGAAAAAGCTGTCCTTTGGTTTCTCTTGCCAGATTATTATTACGCTCAGAAGTTTAAAGATAAGGTAGGCTCACAACAGCGTGTAATGAGAGGCAGGGATAAGCAATGGTATATGTAGCAGACGATAAACGGTATGACAACATGCGTTATAATCGTTGCGGGAACTCAGGTCTCAAGCTCCCAGCAATCTCATTAGGATTATGGCAGAATTTTGGTGGGATCGATAATTACGAGAACGGCAGAGAAATGATCACTCGTGCTTTTGATCTTGGAATTACCCATTTTGATCTGGCCAACAACTATGGTCCACCAGCTGGTTCAGCAGAAGAGCTGTTCGGTAAAGTTCTCGCCAATGATATGTTTCCTTATCGTGATGAAATAGTGATCTCTACAAAAGCAGGGTATAACATGTGGCCCGGCCCTTATGGCGAATGGGGTTCGCGTAAATATATGCTGGCTAGTCTGGATCAGAGCCTGAAACGGCTAGGCCTAGATTATGTTGATATTTATTACTCTCATCGTCCAGACCCGGAAACACCGCTTGAAGAAACCATGCAGGCGCTGGATTATGCGGTACGTTCTGGCAAAGCTTTATATATAGGACTATCCAACTATAATGCGGAGCAGACGGCTGAAGCCCTCAGCATTCTAAAAAGCCTGGGCACACCGCTCTTAATCCATCAGCCTAGTTATTCTATGCTCGATCGTTGGATTGAGGGCGGCTTACAGGATGTACTGGAACAAAGTGGTGTAGGGAGCATCGCTTTTACACCCCTGGCTGAAGGTTTGTTAACCAACAAATACTTGAATGGTATTCCAGAGGGATCAAGGGCTGCCAAGCCGTCTGCCGCCTTGAATGAGAGCCGGATTACACCGGAGGTGCAGCGGAGGATTCGCGCACTTAATCAGCTTGCAGTTTCGCGAGGACAGAGTCTGGCTCAGTTTGCACTGGCTTGGACACTCCGGGGGGGCAAGGTTACTTCTGCCCTAATTGGAGCAAGCAGAGTGGATCAGATTGAAGAGAATATAGCTGCTTTAGCTAAGCCTGATTTCAGTCCAGAGGAGTTAGAGCGGATTGAAACGATTCTAAAGACAGAACTATAGCGTATTGAACACAGTAACAGCCCGGTTCCTTAAGTTAAGGAAGACGGGCTGTTGTTGTAAGGTGGATTTATAAATTAAAGGTCAAACTAACGTTCAGGTTTCTCTGCTTGTCTCGTTGTAGTCATCCGGTAAGCCGTCGGTGACTGGGCACAAAACCGTTTGAATTGGCGAGAGAAGTATAAAGCATCGGTGAGCCCCACGGATGCTGCTACCTGTTCCACGGACAGCTCCGGTCGTTCACGCAGCAGCTGTCTGGACTTTTCAATACGCAGCTTCAGCAAGTAGGTCACCGGAGATAATCCGGTCTCTTGCTTAAATACACGGGACAGGTAGGCTCGATTATAACCCAGCGTATCACACATTTGTTCAATAGAGACCGGGTGCGCATATTGAGAAGCCATATAGTGGATCATTTGCTTCACAGTACGCTTAACCTGTGATTCTGTTCC
It contains:
- a CDS encoding family 43 glycosylhydrolase produces the protein MKVNFRQKCLVALSVLLILPMGKVTLAVSDHNDFYNVVMQDGADPWVYKHTDGFYYFTKTTGGNVTLWKSAQLTTIDAAPTKVVNTGGSGIWAPELHYINGAWYIYYAMDDGDNVNHRMYVMENTAADPMQGTWQYKGQITDSSNKWAIDGTVLQVNGELYFIWSGWEGNVNVRQNLYIAHMSNPWTIDSERVEISRPTYSWETIHSPNVNEGPQVIINGEVISLVYSASGSWTNDYCLGLITADISSDLLNPASWNKRNQPIFSSGNGLYGPGHHSFTKSPDGQEDWIMYHVAKYNNAGWNREVRMQKFSWNADHTPNLGIPVDPNLPITLPSGENMHTRYEAEKGTFGGDAYASSSPKGSGGLKAGHIDTPDSYVEFSVDAAAAGEYILLARTANGTAGGNWSNFQLSVNAGPSGPFYITNKGWENWGLSTARIQLKAGMNKLRFTKGEGYGEIDFIDIKPL
- a CDS encoding ArsR/SmtB family transcription factor → MLELSLNDPEKLVTVTHALSTRSRVDILRLLNSKNLNIIEIAERLKLPVSTVASNIKVLEAAELIHTELLPASRGAMKVCSRNYDDLHIALNLKEPMPKGLTHVYEVEMPIGHYSDCEVSPTCGMANSEGLIIKEDEPSSFYHPKHVNAQLIWLRKGFLEYLLPMDIPSGAQIESLELSMEICSEAPNYDQNWPSNISVWVNGSEIGMWTSPGDFGDRRGKLNPNWWWDGSTQYGFLKTWRVDHEKTTLDMEKVSNVSLNDLLINRSPKLRLRIGINPDAVHQGGLNLFGRQFGDYEQHIMMKVKYTMDQDEVEL
- a CDS encoding glycoside hydrolase family 2 protein, yielding MTQQATLPRPEYPRPDFVRPEWINLNGQWQFEIDHGKSGKERGYPVNEHNLSGTITVPFCPESRLSGVEYKDFMAAVWYKREFTVPENWTNGRVILHFGAVDYMAEVWVNGVSVGTHRGGYTPFSFDITSNLLAGGNVITVYAEDDVRSGRQPRGKQSEQFHSHGCDYTRTTGIWQTVWLEQVPETYLSNLKVVADPDNGCVHLEMKVQGNVAGDTLSATALYGGKPVGDSSVIVSGPSIKLTIPLSEIHLWEVGNARLYDLKLSLHCQGRESDVVHSYFGLRTVRLDGMAFRINGKSLFQRLVLDQGFYPEGIYTAPTDEDLRRDIEISMGLGFNGARLHEKIFEPRYLYWADQLGYLVWGEHANWGLNITGADSLSHFLPEWLEGMQRDFNHPALIGWCPFNETWDRDGVKQHNAVLQIVYDVTKRMDPTRPVIDTSGNFHVATDIFDLHDYDQNPQTFRDRYEPMKHGGQVFNTFPDRQTYEGQPYFISEYGGIWWNPQQKDEKSWGYGDRPTSEQMFIERYEGLTNVLLDHPLMFGFCYTQLYDVEQEVNGLYTYDRQPKFDPERIRRINARKAAIED
- a CDS encoding alpha/beta hydrolase, which codes for MLKRRITKRRVAIFVLIILVVAGLLLWKYLTPYAPAQEAETALISSGGVTVEQNDNWISFEPSITKGASIIFYPGALVKPEAYSPLAKSVAAAGHPFYIAKMPFNLAVTKGDAAEEIIRVHPKQSFVLGGHSLGGVMASRYAIEHTDQLEGVFFLASYPDEKGSLRETTLSVLSVVGTEDQVIDRDSYNKGRSYLPDNTVYSSIVGGNHAQFGSYGPQKGDGEATISEQEQQGRTVSALLDWLGNLR
- a CDS encoding acyltransferase family protein, which translates into the protein MVGENSLETRGETFFLNLRFMLIITVFAGNAIEPLINKMSGIHGLYMWIFSFHMPLFVLVTGYFARKSLAGTTGRKMLLQIGLQYLIFQSLYSALDVSLFHVSNIQHSIFAPYLLLWFLASHACWRLLMLGMSRWSITAKLLFAVTAGVAVGYLQLDGVWFSISRTFVYLPFFIIGYHFSFETFVKLYQKYIKIFAAAASVLLLAIMATWGAGFPFGWLYGNMTYMQLDANVWYAGVYRLGLYGLQIVASLAFLGLVPYGASRMTDWGRRTLYVFLLHGFIVRLAAVSGIYTYIGNAAGAVVLLLTAVLFTVLLAQPSVKRLFHPLVEPSVDWMITLQRAALRRTL
- the mgrA gene encoding L-glyceraldehyde 3-phosphate reductase, translated to MVYVADDKRYDNMRYNRCGNSGLKLPAISLGLWQNFGGIDNYENGREMITRAFDLGITHFDLANNYGPPAGSAEELFGKVLANDMFPYRDEIVISTKAGYNMWPGPYGEWGSRKYMLASLDQSLKRLGLDYVDIYYSHRPDPETPLEETMQALDYAVRSGKALYIGLSNYNAEQTAEALSILKSLGTPLLIHQPSYSMLDRWIEGGLQDVLEQSGVGSIAFTPLAEGLLTNKYLNGIPEGSRAAKPSAALNESRITPEVQRRIRALNQLAVSRGQSLAQFALAWTLRGGKVTSALIGASRVDQIEENIAALAKPDFSPEELERIETILKTEL
- a CDS encoding NAD-dependent protein deacylase, with the translated sequence MDQLQTLASWIKESDNIVFFGGAGTSTESGIPDFRSAAGLYQTQHNSPYPPEVMLSRTFFMSSPDIFFDFYRSKMIHPEARPNGAHQLLAELEQQGKLKAVITQNIDGLHQQAGSRSVLELHGSIHRNYCMDCSRYYGLDQLLEMTEIVPRCPECGGIIKPDVVLYEEELDHSVLMGSVAAIASADMLIIGGTSLTVQPAASLVTYFRGKRTVLLNGDPTPYDDRADLLITDRIGKVMGSVKDLLG
- a CDS encoding HAD family hydrolase, which produces MPVLHINDECVPCSGILFDKDGTLLDLLATWGNWAELVLRGLEDQLAIMGAGFIVERSKVLGTQHDPQGKLIGYDPAGPLTMATEEESYGVLAWQLYAAGVPWNEALTRVKSITKNAMYELRRRRMAQPLAGLHSFLEQCSAASLKLGVVTSDGAKTTGEHLEWLNVAGYFDSVVTRDRVKNGKPAPEMAELACRELGLSPEETIIIGDSNADMQLGKGAGLRLAIGISASGDGEHLIDADVIISGFNELRITY